The nucleotide sequence GCCTGTCGGTACATCTCGCGAATCTCTGATACCGAGAGATCGCGAATCTGCTCGCGATGGGCGTGCCCTAACGGTGTCCGCTCACGAGTCGACTCGTAGGTGAAGCTACGAGCGCCCTCGTTGGCCGCGAGGCGCTCACGAAGTCCGAGATACGTCTGTAAGTCCCAGTAGGCGTTCTCGTGAATCTCACAACCGTCCCCACGATCCAGCGAAAACGCCGGGAAAACGATACGGCTGACGTGATCGGTGATCTTCTCTGCCTGCTCCAACGTAGTTTGATCGTCAGGGTCTGACTCATCAGACTCGTTCCCGTGGTATCGGGGCTTTTGTGTCGGTTCACGCGGAACCTCAACACCCGCATCCTGGGCTTTGATGAGGATCGTTCGAGCCGCCGTTTCGACTGTCTCCCTGAGGTCAGCGGTGAATCTCTGGTGCCAACTTCGCCACAGTGTCGATTGGTCCGGGATCGTCTCGAACCCCAGTTTCTCGCGGAGCTCAGGACGGGTCCCGAGGTAACTGACGAGTGCGGTTTCGTGCTCCCACCCGTGGCATTCTTTCAGCACGAACACCCGAAAGAGCGTGTCCATCTGATACCGTGTCGACCCCTCATACTGATCATGGGTGCTGAATCGGAAGTAGGCTAGCGGGAGTGCACAGACGAACTCCTCGACCGAGTCGTGGCTCTCGTGGTCGAACCACATCTCCGACACTGTCCGGATATCAGATTCCAGTCCAGCAAGCGACGTTCGGTCGTACGGCGGTGTCGACTCATACGCCGGCCACTGAGCGTATTTTTGTTGTGCGAGCCGTCGAAAAACAGTCTGATGAGAGTCAAGAGTCCGCGGCACTACAACACACTGGTACCATAATCCTCAAGAACGTATCTGCGTGGCCAGTACAGTGGGACACATACTGCGACATGTGATTTCTTTTCTGTTAAGGGAAATACTATGTGTCTTCACGAACAGCACAATGTATGAGTTCAGTTCCATCTCTCACAGAGGTTCAGGAGGTGTTCGAGGCGCTTGGGCCGCCTGGAACACCGTTTACGACGACTGAGGTCGCCACAAGGTTCGAGTGTACCGACCGAACAATCTACAACAGACTTGAGACGCTGGTCGAAGATGGCGTGCTGGAGACAAAGAAAGTCGGTGCCCGCGGTCGTGTCTGGTGGCGACCAGTGGAGGGAGACGGCGAGAACGAACGGAATACCGAGGAAACGTACCAGA is from Haloplanus salinarum and encodes:
- a CDS encoding transposase, yielding MPRTLDSHQTVFRRLAQQKYAQWPAYESTPPYDRTSLAGLESDIRTVSEMWFDHESHDSVEEFVCALPLAYFRFSTHDQYEGSTRYQMDTLFRVFVLKECHGWEHETALVSYLGTRPELREKLGFETIPDQSTLWRSWHQRFTADLRETVETAARTILIKAQDAGVEVPREPTQKPRYHGNESDESDPDDQTTLEQAEKITDHVSRIVFPAFSLDRGDGCEIHENAYWDLQTYLGLRERLAANEGARSFTYESTRERTPLGHAHREQIRDLSVSEIREMYRQAVNRLLSEVAETEQFFRAGIVAIDITEADPFTGDRTGHEDEIIGTKEKTDEYAYQWATVQLVGNAIPLVLDARPVRKGESRKEIVGDLLDSAEELVHVDNVLMDREFDSQHVLEMVSRRGLSYVVPKRMQTSEKAQAKRLLQRDQDRYETDRKLHLGKNEWHETTLIYRRKEDSEHDDHRQYSVFMTNCGSGHLTEYGYRWEIESGYRSIKRFMAATTSKNFGLRFFYFAFACLLYSIWRAVDLLVQVELTGEYEHSPIVTADNTLTLLKKETGIG